In one bacterium genomic region, the following are encoded:
- the truB gene encoding tRNA pseudouridine(55) synthase TruB, with amino-acid sequence MSVPAAVHGGLLLVDKPAGVTSFAVVDHVRRELVRAHPELAPRRRRGGGPRPPRYKCGHAGTLDPLATGLLLVLVGKGSRLSHFLLGLDKSYAATVRLGVATDSLDADGEVTATAPLPAGPEAVAAVLDRFRGEIDQVPPLVSALKRDGQPLYKLARSGKDVPAPAARPVRIASLALTAARWGADTADIDLHVACGSGTYIRSLARDVAEAAGTLGHVTALRRLTIGPFDVADAVAGVMDLDGAALASRLRPLEAALPHLPRLAVAADEAARIRLGGQPESAWLPRLDGAPYDAGDKGRLFRICGPDGGLVAVGCLDEETGAPRLAVGIPANAADDADADRTER; translated from the coding sequence GTGAGCGTGCCCGCCGCGGTGCACGGGGGCCTGCTGCTGGTGGACAAGCCGGCCGGCGTGACGTCGTTCGCGGTGGTCGACCATGTGCGCCGCGAGCTGGTGCGCGCCCATCCGGAACTGGCGCCGCGGCGCCGCCGGGGCGGCGGTCCCCGGCCGCCGCGCTACAAGTGCGGCCACGCGGGCACCCTCGATCCCCTGGCCACGGGCCTGCTGCTGGTGCTCGTGGGCAAGGGCAGTCGCCTGTCCCACTTCCTGCTGGGCCTCGACAAGTCGTACGCCGCGACGGTGCGCCTCGGTGTGGCCACCGACTCCCTCGACGCCGACGGCGAGGTGACGGCGACGGCGCCGCTGCCGGCGGGGCCGGAGGCGGTGGCGGCCGTGCTCGACCGGTTCCGCGGCGAGATCGACCAGGTGCCGCCCCTGGTCAGCGCCCTCAAGCGCGACGGCCAACCCCTTTACAAACTGGCGCGATCGGGCAAGGATGTTCCGGCGCCCGCGGCGCGCCCGGTGCGCATCGCATCCCTGGCGCTGACCGCCGCGCGGTGGGGCGCCGACACGGCCGACATCGACCTGCACGTGGCGTGCGGCAGCGGCACTTACATCCGCTCCCTGGCGCGGGACGTGGCCGAGGCCGCGGGCACGCTGGGCCACGTGACGGCCCTGCGGCGGCTGACGATCGGACCCTTCGACGTGGCCGACGCCGTGGCGGGCGTGATGGACCTGGACGGCGCGGCCCTGGCGTCGCGCCTGCGGCCGCTGGAAGCCGCCCTGCCGCACCTGCCGCGCCTGGCGGTGGCGGCCGACGAGGCGGCGCGGATCCGGCTGGGGGGCCAGCCCGAGAGCGCGTGGCTGCCGCGGCTCGACGGCGCGCCGTACGACGCCGGCGACAAGGGGCGGCTGTTCCGCATCTGCGGTCCGGACGGCGGGCTGGTGGCGGTGGGATGCCTCGACGAGGAGACGGGAGCCCCGCGCCTGGCCGTGGGCATTCCGGCGAACGCGGCGGACGACGCCGACGCGGACCGAACGGAGCGGTGA